A genomic region of Hugenholtzia roseola DSM 9546 contains the following coding sequences:
- a CDS encoding DUF4276 family protein, protein MKRLLVICEGETEQAFSAKTLRPFFEEKSIYLHAPLIKASAGGIVKWAVLKEQIERHLKEDKNVYLTTLIDYYGISAKHLFPQWAEAQSISNKSSRLDFLEQSMQADINLPLRNRFFPYLQLHEFEALLFSNIEVMKSQIPPQDLVGIKELETTNSDYPNPEMINDNQATTPSHRLKRIIRGYNKIVHGDIISDVIGLSRIREKCPRFNSWITKLENI, encoded by the coding sequence ATGAAAAGACTTCTTGTCATCTGTGAGGGCGAAACGGAGCAGGCTTTTTCTGCAAAGACTTTAAGACCATTTTTTGAAGAAAAAAGCATTTATTTGCACGCCCCACTTATCAAAGCATCGGCAGGTGGAATTGTTAAGTGGGCTGTTTTGAAGGAACAGATTGAAAGGCATCTCAAAGAGGATAAAAATGTTTACCTTACAACCCTCATAGACTATTATGGCATAAGTGCCAAACATCTATTTCCACAATGGGCAGAGGCACAGAGCATTTCAAATAAAAGTAGCCGTTTGGATTTTTTAGAACAATCTATGCAAGCAGATATAAATTTACCGCTTCGCAACAGATTCTTCCCTTATCTACAACTCCACGAATTTGAAGCCCTGCTTTTTAGCAATATTGAAGTGATGAAAAGCCAAATTCCACCTCAAGATTTAGTGGGGATAAAAGAACTCGAAACAACAAATTCCGACTACCCTAACCCCGAAATGATAAATGATAACCAAGCGACAACGCCTTCCCATAGGCTTAAACGCATTATTAGGGGCTACAATAAAATTGTGCATGGAGATATAATTTCTGATGTAATTGGTTTATCTCGCATCAGAGAAAAATGCCCTCGCTTTAACAGCTGGATAACAAAGTTAGAAAATATTTAG